The following coding sequences lie in one Populus trichocarpa isolate Nisqually-1 chromosome 14, P.trichocarpa_v4.1, whole genome shotgun sequence genomic window:
- the LOC18104763 gene encoding basic leucine zipper 4, whose amino-acid sequence MLSTVSAIFPSVEPMASNPFQSFENGFTPWDCFDPFSSSPQSPKPVGSSSGSDKSNQAGQNPDNSNSNSGSDDPNPQASLIDERKRRRMVSNRESARRSRMRKQKHVENLRNQVNRLRIENRELTNRLRFVLYHSHGVRTDYDRLRSEYSTLRKKLSDIRQILMMRQLQELTSAWPCNNMITTTTTTEQIAPSLITS is encoded by the coding sequence ATGTTGTCCACGGTTTCGGCCATTTTCCCATCGGTTGAACCGATGGCCAGCAACCCATTTCAGTCCTTCGAGAACGGCTTTACGCCTTGGGACTGTTTCGACCCCTTTTCAAGCTCTCCTCAGTCACCAAAACCTGTTGGTTCGAGTTCCGGTTCGGATAAATCCAACCAGGCAGGCCAAAACCCTGACAACTCGAACTCAAACTCTGGTTCCGACGACCCAAACCCTCAAGCTTCACTCATAGATGAGAGGAAACGCAGGCGGATGGTATCAAACCGGGAGTCGGCAAGGCGGTCACGGATGCGAAAGCAGAAGCACGTAGAAAACCTAAGGAACCAGGTGAACCGGCTTAGGATTGAGAACCGGGAACTGACGAACCGGTTGCGCTTTGTTTTGTACCATTCCCATGGTGTACGGACAGACTACGACCGACTCCGGTCTGAGTATAGTACGCTCCGAAAAAAGCTGTCGGACATACGCCAAATTTTGATGATGAGGCAACTCCAAGAATTGACGTCCGCGTGGCCATGCAATAATATgattaccaccaccaccaccaccgaaCAAATAGCTCCATCATTAATCACTtcataa
- the LOC7464777 gene encoding growth-regulating factor 1 gives MDFGVLGLEGLVGPETSSEAPSHVSPPETKPKILGSVLSKRERSASSAQDDYWRTSKMPKNDDFSVTKTMSLHQPTSLLRSNYMLSDDSRQQEHMMSFSSPRPETTPFLSKDGELVERSTQNHTALSFRYHQNTASSYIRSAGYDTGGLNAGMHGPLTGVRGPFTPSQWMELEHQALIYKYITARVPVPSNLIIPLKKSVYPYSLPGSSTGSFPHNSLGWSAFHLGYPGNNTDPEPGRCRRTDGKKWRCSRDAVADQKYCERHINRGRHRSRKPVEGQTGHAATGTASSKVVPMSNSMSKLAITSGGASNSIAMTTQQQFKILQPAAANTSADVDVNRAQDAQSISMMSSTINRKSDESSFFVPKQDILMEQCSQTEFGFVSSDSLLNPSQKSSYINSKPYESFLNFNDEESQDQHPLRQFIDEWPKDQSNCSVISWPEELKSDWTQLSMSIPMASSDFSSSSSSPTQEKLALSPMSLSCEFDPVQMGLRVSVDHNESSQKQTNWIPISWGTSIGGPLGEVLTTSTSHADSCKSSSALSLLREGCDGSPQLGSSPTGVLQKSTFCSLSNSSSGSSPRAESKKNNDTASLYEDVGGSIIASSSPIPSL, from the exons ATGGACTTTGGGGTTCTTGGTTTGGAGGGTCTTGTGGGTCCTGAAACTAGTAGTGAAGCTCCTTCTCATGTCTCACCTCCTGAGACCAAACCAAAGATTCTTGGATCTGTGTTAAGTAAGCGAGAAAGATCAGCTTCGTCTGCTCAAGATGATTACTGGAGGACTTCAAAGATGccaaaaaatgatgatttttctgtCACCAAAACAATGTCGTTGCACCAACCCACTTCTTTACTGAGATCTAATTACATGCTTTCTGATGATTCTCGCCAACAAGAGCACATGATGAGCTTCTCTTCTCCAAGACCAGAAACGACTCCATTTCTAAGCAAAGATGGTGAGTTAGTGGAGAGAAGCACACAAAACCACACTGCCTTAAGCTTTCGTTACCATCAGAACACAGCTTCTTCTTATATTAGAAGTGCAG GTTATGACACCGGAGGCTTGAATGCAGGCATGCACGGGCCTCTTACTGGGGTTAGAGGACCATTTACTCCATCTCAGTGGATGGAGCTTGAACATCAGGCCTTGATCTACAAATACATCACTGCTCGTGTGCCTGTGCCTTCTAATTTGATCATTCCTCTCAAGAAGTCTGTCTACCCTTATAGCTTACCTGGCTCCTCTACTGGATCCTTCCCTCACAATTCAT TGGGATGGAGCGCTTTCCATCTTGGTTACCCTGGCAACAACACTGATCCGGAGCCTGGAAGGTGTCGTCGGACTGATGGGAAGAAATGGCGGTGCTCAAGGGATGCTGTAGCTGACCAAAAGTATTGTGAAAGGCACATAAACAGAGGCCGCCATCGTTCAAGAAAGCCTGTGGAAGGCCAGACTGGCCATGCTGCCACTGGGACTGCCAGTTCAAAGGTGGTGCCAATGTCGAACTCGATGTCAAAATTGGCAATAACCAGTGGTGGTGCCTCCAACAGCATTGCGATGACCACGCAACAACAGTTCAAAATTTTGCAGCCGGCTGCTGCCAACACTTCTGCAGATGTTGATGTCAACAG AGCACAAGATGCACAGAGCATTTCTATGATGTCTTCCACCATCAACCGGAAATCTGATGAGTCCTCTTTCTTTGTTCCTAAACAAGATATCTTAATGGAGCAGTGCTCTCAAACAGAGTTTGGATTTGTCTCCTCTGACTCTCTCCTCAACCCATCGCAGAAGAGCTCTTACATTAACTCTAAGCCCTACGAGTCTTTTCTAAACTTTAATGACGAAGAAAGCCAAGATCAGCATCCCCTTCGTCAATTCATTGATGAGTGGCCGAAGGATCAATCTAATTGTTCTGTCATTAGCTGGCCAGAAGAGTTGAAATCTGACTGGACCCAGCTCTCCATGTCAATCCCAATGGCCTCATCAGacttctcatcatcatcatcctcaccCACACAAGAGAAACTTGCCCTCTCACCAATGAGTTTATCTTGCGAGTTTGACCCTGTACAAATGGGTTTAAGGGTGAGCGTTGACCATAATGAATCAAGCCAAAAGCAAACCAACTGGATACCTATCTCCTGGGGGACTTCAATTGGTGGCCCTTTAGGAGAGGTCTTGACCACCAGCACTAGCCATGCGGATTCCTGCAAGAGCTCATCAGCCCTTAGCCTTTTGAGAGAAGGTTGTGATGGCAGCCCACAGTTGGGATCTTCTCCGACGGGAGTCTTGCAGAAATCAACTTTCTGTTCCCTTTCCAATAGCAGTTCTGGGAGCAGCCCAAGAGCTGAGAGCAAGAAAAACAATGACACTGCTAGTCTGTATGAGGATGTGGGTGGTTCGATAATTGCAAGTTCATCACCTATTCCATCCCTGTAA